One Nerophis lumbriciformis linkage group LG21, RoL_Nlum_v2.1, whole genome shotgun sequence DNA segment encodes these proteins:
- the LOC133620836 gene encoding gap junction beta-7 protein-like, which produces MNWSALESLLSGVNEYSTSFGRVWLSVVFVFRVLVFVVAAQRVWGDDSKDFVCNTAQPGCNNVCYDAIFPISHIRLWALQLIFVTCPSLLVTAHVKYREKKNKTYTQTHKGNHYANPGKKRGGLWWTYLLSLIFKILFDAGFLVILHHIYNGFDMPRLSKCSLDPCPNTVDCFISRPTEKKIFTLFMVVSSVVCIFMCICEMTYLICKRILKCRARRNERARREFAANQEMAPLSAPRSDYRSKTSVKIDPTVSINNLNHVASEKAEEDRINDSQSENGKVKHT; this is translated from the exons ATGAACTGGTCCGCCCTGGAGTCCCTCCTCAGCGGGGTCAACGAGTACTCCACGTCGTTCGGCCGCGTCTGGCTCTCCGTGGTCTTCGTGTTCCGGGTGTTGGTGtttgtggtggcggcgcagcgaGTGTGGGGCGACGACAGCAAGGACTTTGTGTGCAACACGGCTCAGCCCGGGTGCAACAACGTCTGCTACGACGCCATCTTCCCCATCTCCCACATCCGCCTGTGGGCCCTGCAGCTCATCTTTGTCACCTGCCCCTCCCTGCTGGTGACGGCCCACGTCAAGTACCGCGAGAAGAAGAACAAGACCTACACCCAAACGCACAAGGGGAATCACTACGCCAACCCTGGGAAGAAACGTGGAGGTCTGTGGTGGACCTACTTG TTAAGCCTGATATTCAAGATCCTGTTCGATGCCGGCTTCCTCGTCATCCTCCATCACATCTACAACGGCTTCGACATGCCCCGACTCTCCAAGTGCTCCCTGGATCCCTGCCCCAACACGGTGGACTGCTTCATTTCCCGGCCGACGGAGAAGAAAATCTTCACCCTCTTCATGGTGGTCTCATCCGTGGTCTGCATCTTCATGTGCATCTGCGAGATGACCTACCTCATCTGCAAGCGCATCCTCAAATGCCGGGCGAGGAGGAACGAAAGAGCGAGGAGGGAGTTCGCCGCCAACCAGGAGATGGCGCCGCTGTCGGCGCCCCGGTCGGACTACCGGTCCAAAACGTCCGTCAAGATAGACCCCACCGTCTCCATCAACAACCTCAACCACGTGGCGTCCGAGAAAGCGGAGGAAGACAGAATAAACGATTCGCAGAGCGAAAATGGCAAAGTGAAGCACACTTAA